From a single Arachis hypogaea cultivar Tifrunner chromosome 3, arahy.Tifrunner.gnm2.J5K5, whole genome shotgun sequence genomic region:
- the LOC112769955 gene encoding histone H2A.6 produces MAGRGKTLGSGNAKKSTSRSNKAGLQFPVGRIARFLKAGKYAKRVGARAPVYLAAVLEYLAAEVLELAGTAARDNNKTRILPRHIQLAIRNDEELRKLLEDVTIANGGVLPNTHNGTTQHLEGMTSASG; encoded by the exons ATGGCAGGTAGAGGCAAAACCCTAGGATCTGGCAACGCCAAAAAATCCACCTCTAGGAGCAACAAGGCCGGTCTTCAATTTCCCGTTGGTCGTATCGCGCGGTTCTTGAAAGCTGGAAAATATGCTAAGCGTGTTGGTGCCCGCGCCCCCGTTTACCTCGCTGCCGTCCTTGAATACCTTGCGGCTGAG GTTCTTGAGTTGGCTGGGACTGCTGCAAGAGATAACAACAAGACTAGAATTCTGCCACGTCACATTCAATTGGCGATTAGAAATGACGAAGAGCTGAGAAAACTTCTTGAAGATGTCACAATTGCCAATGGTGGTGTGCTGCCCAACACCCACAATGGAACGACCCAACACCTAGAAGGCATGACCAGTGCTAGTGGCTAG
- the LOC112775133 gene encoding uncharacterized protein: protein MASTQANTGENLTNIHASQSGSTARIACKRKVAKNALGSRTDVGWKHGISVGEDGKKIQCKYCHQNFLGGVYRLKHNLAGTQKDVGATTVSDEVKKQMWDVVSGLQVNLMKKTNMGGASPGEATNEVDTTNEKRKEKELDGNIFKKTRISTQTTINNIFKKNLREEVCLEISTFFYNNGIPFNVSRSEEYSRMFEKAIRYGQGFKPPSYHELRVPLLKKHVELVQQSLEEHREYWKQVGCTIMTDGWTDKRRRTILNFLVNSLKGLKSIDASHITTTADKIFKMIDDVVEEVGEENVIQVVTDNAANYKAAGEMLMKKKKKLFWTPCATHCIDLIYIPIWDIIDARWGNQLHRPLHAAGYYLNPQIHYSSGFKIAYELKKQFYACMERMTGNPDLITKMDVQLEDFKTRKEFFGSKVAQNEIYTKTPSQWWYSYGDQHPELQQFAIHVLNLTCSSSGCERNWSAFEMVHTKRRNRLKAKTMNDVVFVMTNSRLAMKKQTRRSLDYDYSLDELDSDEEWIVADEDGEEEDLDALISYPDLNDGASGNRVVGASKDPLAIPYS, encoded by the exons ATGGCATCGACTCAAGCTAATACAGGTGAAAATCTGACTAACATTCATGCTTCTCAGTCAGGAAGTACAGCCAGAATCGCTTGTAAAAGAAAAGTTGCTAAGAATGCTCTTGGAAGTAGAACTGATGTAGGATGGAAGCACGGGATATCTGTTGGAGAAGATGGAAAGAAGATACAATGTAAATACTGTCATCAAAATTTTTTAGGAGGAGTTTATAGATTGAAACACAACCTAGCAGGAACTCAAAAAGATGTTGGGGCTACAACTGTTAGTGATGAAGTTAAGAAGCAAATGTGGGATGTTGTGAGTGGGTTGcaagtgaatttgatgaagaaaacAAACATGGGTGGGGCAAGCCCAGGAGAAGCTACTAACGAAGTTGACACTACCAatgaaaaaagaaaggaaaaagaactAGATGGCAACATATTCAAGAAAACACGCATTAGTActcaaacaacaatcaacaatatatttaagaagaatttgagagaagaagTATGTTTAGAGATTAGTACTTTTTTCTACAACAATGGCATCCCCTTTAATGTTTCAAGGAGCGAGGAATACAGTAGAATGTTTGAGAAAGCTATAAGATACGGACAAGGATTCAAGCCACCATCCTACCATGAATTAAGGGTGCCTCTTTTGAAGAAACACGTGGAGCTTGTTCAACAATCACTAGAGGAACATAGAGAATATTGGAAGCAGGTTGGTTGCACAATAATGACTGATGGTTGGACAGATAAGAGAAGACGAACCATCCTAAATTTTTTGGTCAATAGTCTGAAAGGGTTGAAATCCATTGATGCCTCTCACATTACTACGACAGCTGATAAAATCTTTAAAATGATAGATGATGTGGTTGAAGAGGTTGGTGAAGAAAATGTCATCCAAGTTGTCACCGACAATGCGGCTAACTACAAAGCTGCAGGAGAAATgctaatgaaaaagaagaaaaagttgtTTTGGACGCCTTGTGCAACACATTGCATTGATTTAAT ttaTATACCTATTTGGGATATTATTGATGCAAGATGGGGCAACCAACTTCATAGGCCATTGCATGCTGCAGGCTATTATTTGAATCCTCAAATTCATTATAGCTCTGGTTTTAAAATTGCTTATGAGCTTAAGAAACAGTTTTATGCTTGTATGGAAAGGATGACAGGAAATCCAGATTTAATCACTAAGATGGATGTTCAACTTGAAGATTTTAAGACTCGAAAAGAGTTTTTTGGTAGTAAAGTAGCTCAAAATGAAATTTATACTAAAACTCCATCTCAATGGTGGTATTCTTATGGAGATCAGCATCCAGAGCTCCAACAATTTGCAATTCATGTCTTGAATTTGACATGTAGTTCATCTGGATGTGAACGTAATTGGAGCGCTTTTGAGATG GTTCACACAAAAAGGAGAAACCGTTTGAAAGCTAAAACCATGAATGATGTTGTGTTTGTGATGACAAACTCAAGATTAGCAATGAAAAAACAAACTAGAAGAAGTCTTGATTATGACTATAGTCTTGATGAGTTAGACTCTGATGAAGAGTGGATTGTTGCTGAcgaagatggagaagaagaagatttagaTGCTCTAATTTCATATCCTGATTTAAATGATGGAGCAAGTGGTAATAGAGTTGTTGGTGCCTCTAAGGATCCTTTGGCAATTCCTTActcttga